From one Tistrella bauzanensis genomic stretch:
- a CDS encoding TRAP transporter large permease — translation MSYELIAILMFATMAMMLLTGQRVFGAIGFVAAGAALLLYGNGAIEMPFNATLKLFNWFPMLTLPLFIYMGYILSEAGIAEDLYKAFHIWFGRLRGGLAIGTIVLMVVISAMNGLSVAGLAIGATVALPEMLRRGYDKVLITGVIQGGSSLGILIPPSVVLVLYGMIARAPVGQLWLAGLMPGLMMAAMFTAYVVIRCRLNPALAPTVTDDELNMPLGQKLKLLRAGIIPFVIFFTMMGLFVMGYTSLVESSAIGATGATLAALAKGRLNWALLKTTSRKTLAISCMFMWLILAALAFGAVFDGIGAARAIESLFITNWELTPWQVLIMMMASFIVMGMFLDDTAMLVIVAPLYVPLVKALGFDLIWFGVLYTITCQIAYITPPFGYNLFLMRAMAPKEITLIDIYRSIIPFVVMMTLAIVLLMIFPQIALWLPNLVYGK, via the coding sequence ATGAGCTATGAACTCATCGCCATCCTGATGTTCGCGACCATGGCCATGATGCTGCTGACCGGCCAGCGCGTCTTCGGCGCCATCGGGTTCGTTGCGGCCGGCGCCGCCCTGCTGCTCTATGGCAACGGCGCCATCGAAATGCCGTTCAATGCCACGTTGAAGCTGTTCAACTGGTTCCCGATGCTGACCCTGCCCCTGTTCATCTACATGGGCTATATCCTGTCGGAAGCCGGCATCGCCGAGGATCTCTACAAGGCCTTCCACATCTGGTTCGGCCGGCTGCGCGGCGGGTTGGCCATCGGCACCATCGTGCTGATGGTGGTCATTTCGGCCATGAACGGGCTGTCGGTCGCGGGGCTCGCCATCGGTGCCACCGTGGCGCTGCCGGAAATGCTCCGGCGCGGCTATGACAAGGTGCTGATCACCGGCGTCATCCAAGGCGGATCGTCGCTGGGCATCCTGATCCCGCCAAGCGTGGTGCTGGTGCTCTATGGCATGATCGCGCGGGCGCCGGTCGGGCAGCTATGGCTGGCCGGCTTGATGCCGGGGCTGATGATGGCGGCCATGTTCACGGCCTATGTCGTGATCCGCTGCCGGCTGAACCCGGCGCTCGCCCCCACGGTCACCGACGACGAACTGAACATGCCGCTGGGCCAGAAGCTGAAGCTGCTGCGCGCCGGCATCATCCCCTTCGTGATCTTCTTCACGATGATGGGCTTGTTCGTGATGGGCTATACCAGCCTGGTCGAAAGCTCGGCGATCGGCGCCACCGGCGCCACGCTGGCGGCGCTCGCCAAGGGCCGCCTGAACTGGGCGCTGCTCAAGACCACGTCGAGGAAGACGCTCGCCATCTCGTGCATGTTCATGTGGCTGATCCTGGCGGCGCTGGCCTTCGGCGCGGTGTTCGACGGCATCGGGGCCGCGCGGGCGATCGAAAGCCTGTTCATCACCAACTGGGAGCTCACCCCCTGGCAGGTGCTGATCATGATGATGGCCTCGTTCATCGTCATGGGCATGTTCCTCGACGACACCGCCATGCTGGTGATCGTGGCACCGCTCTATGTGCCGCTGGTCAAGGCGCTGGGCTTCGATCTGATCTGGTTCGGCGTGCTCTACACCATCACCTGCCAGATCGCCTATATCACCCCGCCCTTCGGCTACAACCTGTTCCTGATGCGGGCGATGGCGCCGAAAGAGATCACCCTGATCGACATCTACCGCTCGATCATTCCCTTCGTGGTGATGATGACCCTCGCCATCGTCCTGCTGATGATCTTCCCGCAGATCGCCCTCTGGCTCCCGAACCTCGTCTACGGGAAATAA
- a CDS encoding thioesterase family protein: MSNLPQSEQLYVYFWQGEGDVLSSPLARGPWSETAQHGGAPAALLAHAAERMVGEPGWFLSRMTMELLRPVPVAPLRIVATAGGGRSVQRAGLSLMAGQQEVARAVAVMMREEALDLSPPRTDGPGLPPPADCSEPVRIPGMPEVPSFHYTAMESRCATGSVRRPGPAAVWFRLAVPLVAGVPNSPAMRVMAAADFGNGISWTLPPDRFTFVNTDLTVHLHRAPVGEWVGVDATTVMQPHGVGLTTARLLDEAGPIGVAMQGLVVRSRAAAA, translated from the coding sequence ATGAGCAATTTGCCACAGTCTGAACAACTATACGTTTATTTCTGGCAAGGGGAGGGCGATGTCCTGTCCTCGCCCCTGGCGCGGGGGCCGTGGAGCGAGACGGCCCAGCACGGCGGCGCGCCGGCGGCTTTGCTGGCGCATGCGGCGGAGCGCATGGTCGGCGAGCCGGGCTGGTTTCTCAGCCGGATGACCATGGAATTGCTGCGCCCGGTGCCGGTGGCGCCGCTGAGGATCGTGGCGACGGCCGGAGGCGGTCGGTCGGTGCAGCGGGCCGGGCTGTCGCTGATGGCCGGGCAGCAGGAGGTGGCGCGCGCGGTTGCGGTGATGATGCGCGAAGAGGCGCTGGACCTGTCGCCGCCCCGGACCGATGGTCCGGGCCTGCCGCCGCCGGCGGATTGCAGCGAACCGGTGCGTATTCCGGGCATGCCGGAGGTGCCGTCCTTCCATTACACCGCCATGGAGTCGCGCTGCGCCACCGGATCGGTCCGCCGGCCGGGGCCGGCGGCGGTGTGGTTCCGCCTGGCGGTGCCGCTGGTGGCGGGCGTGCCGAATTCACCGGCGATGCGGGTGATGGCGGCGGCGGATTTCGGCAATGGCATTAGCTGGACTCTGCCACCCGACCGCTTCACCTTCGTCAACACCGACCTGACCGTGCATCTGCACCGCGCCCCGGTGGGCGAATGGGTGGGGGTGGACGCCACCACAGTGATGCAGCCCCATGGCGTGGGCCTGACCACCGCGCGGCTGCTGGACGAAGCCGGGCCGATCGGCGTGGCCATGCAGGGGCTGGTGGTCAGAAGCCGGGCGGCCGCGGCCTGA
- a CDS encoding TetR/AcrR family transcriptional regulator, with translation MAYRRTKKVEERLARTREDIVTAALTLVAGGGYAAASMPAIAAQAQVSTGLLYRYFPSKADLFEEVFRRASQREIDACTRAAALPGAARDRLAAVVETFARRALKGPKLAWALLAEPVDPAIEAERLRYRPPYRDIFAGIIRDGIAAGEVMPQDADILASAIVGAIAEAMAGPLTTPTATADADHLVGTVTRFCVQALGPRPDGSPVRMEQQPLAATLP, from the coding sequence ATGGCATATCGACGCACGAAAAAGGTCGAGGAACGGCTTGCCCGGACCCGCGAGGACATCGTCACCGCCGCCCTCACCCTGGTGGCGGGCGGTGGCTATGCGGCTGCCAGCATGCCGGCGATCGCCGCACAGGCGCAGGTCTCGACCGGGCTGCTCTATCGCTATTTCCCGTCCAAGGCCGATCTGTTCGAAGAGGTGTTCCGCCGCGCCAGCCAGCGCGAGATCGACGCCTGCACCCGTGCCGCCGCATTGCCCGGCGCGGCGCGCGACCGTCTGGCGGCCGTGGTCGAGACATTCGCCCGCCGTGCCCTGAAAGGGCCGAAGCTGGCCTGGGCGCTGTTGGCCGAGCCGGTCGATCCGGCGATCGAGGCCGAACGGCTGCGCTATCGCCCGCCTTACCGCGACATCTTCGCGGGCATCATCCGCGACGGCATTGCCGCTGGCGAGGTGATGCCCCAGGACGCCGACATCCTGGCCTCGGCGATCGTCGGCGCGATCGCCGAGGCGATGGCCGGCCCGCTGACGACGCCCACGGCCACGGCCGATGCCGACCATCTTGTCGGCACCGTCACCCGCTTCTGCGTTCAAGCCCTGGGCCCCCGGCCCGATGGCTCGCCCGTCCGGATGGAACAGCAACCGCTGGCCGCCACGCTGCCTTGA
- a CDS encoding ABC transporter permease has protein sequence MTLPPRLLALLLLPAIICLAVFFVLPLSVLVAETGAEGGVAYLRLVDDPVFWQGLRGTLILGTAAPALSVAVGFCVAMHLSRQPEGRRQALLFVLSLPLTFSGLIVAYGFILVFGRAGFFTLLLAELGADPAVVGAMIFTPAGLGFAYCYYLIPRVVLVVLPVLVNFDSRQIDAAESLGASRFAAFRDVLLPQVAPALVAAFCLTAAVAIGAYGTALALVGTQVNILPLLLFSKISETGADLPAAAAASVVLMAVCCAVVGLAEALMGLRRRADTAR, from the coding sequence ATGACCCTGCCGCCGCGGCTTCTGGCCCTGTTGCTGCTGCCTGCGATCATCTGTCTGGCGGTGTTCTTCGTGCTGCCGCTCTCCGTTCTGGTCGCCGAGACCGGGGCTGAGGGCGGCGTCGCCTATCTCCGGCTGGTCGACGATCCGGTGTTCTGGCAGGGGTTGCGCGGCACACTGATCCTGGGCACCGCCGCACCGGCGCTGTCGGTTGCCGTCGGGTTCTGTGTCGCCATGCATCTGTCGCGACAGCCGGAAGGCCGGCGGCAGGCGCTGCTGTTCGTGCTGTCGCTGCCGCTGACCTTCTCTGGCCTCATCGTCGCCTATGGCTTCATCCTGGTGTTCGGCCGGGCCGGCTTCTTCACCCTGCTGCTGGCGGAACTGGGCGCCGATCCGGCGGTGGTCGGCGCGATGATCTTCACCCCTGCCGGCCTCGGCTTCGCCTATTGCTATTACCTGATCCCGCGTGTGGTTCTGGTGGTGCTGCCAGTGCTGGTCAATTTCGACAGCCGCCAGATCGATGCCGCCGAAAGCCTGGGCGCCAGCCGTTTCGCCGCCTTCCGCGATGTGCTGCTGCCGCAAGTGGCGCCGGCGCTGGTGGCGGCCTTCTGCCTGACAGCCGCGGTCGCGATCGGTGCCTATGGCACGGCGCTGGCGCTGGTCGGCACCCAGGTCAACATCCTGCCGCTGCTGCTGTTTTCAAAGATTTCCGAGACCGGCGCCGACCTGCCGGCCGCCGCCGCTGCGTCGGTGGTGCTGATGGCGGTATGCTGCGCCGTGGTCGGCCTGGCCGAAGCCCTGATGGGGCTTCGGCGCAGGGCCGACACGGCACGATGA
- a CDS encoding TRAP transporter small permease subunit, with protein MPAAIKWYVRVVDRLSDYVGIAAMVLVFLMIGVLLLDAITRNALDIPLHWCVEAAQFLLLAYFFMGGPMTLKNDDHVRMDLIYQHLSDRGKALLDLITSACLMFYLVVMTVGSISSLQYAIATGERRFSMWNPSMIPIKSLLVVCLFLMILQTLSLIFKHIATLRRAPLHQPAPHGVDVP; from the coding sequence ATGCCGGCAGCAATCAAGTGGTATGTAAGGGTGGTGGACCGGCTGTCCGACTATGTCGGCATCGCGGCAATGGTCCTGGTCTTTCTCATGATCGGCGTGCTTCTGCTCGACGCCATCACGCGCAACGCGCTCGACATTCCGCTGCACTGGTGTGTCGAGGCAGCACAATTCCTGCTGCTCGCCTATTTCTTCATGGGCGGGCCGATGACCCTGAAGAACGACGATCACGTCCGCATGGACCTGATCTATCAGCACCTGTCCGATCGTGGCAAGGCGCTGCTCGACCTCATCACCTCGGCCTGCCTGATGTTCTATCTGGTGGTGATGACGGTGGGCTCCATCTCCAGCCTGCAATACGCGATCGCCACCGGCGAACGGCGGTTCTCGATGTGGAACCCGTCGATGATCCCGATCAAGTCGCTGCTGGTGGTCTGCCTGTTCCTGATGATCCTTCAGACCCTGTCGCTGATCTTCAAGCACATCGCCACCCTTCGCCGGGCCCCCCTGCATCAGCCGGCCCCGCACGGGGTGGATGTGCCATGA
- a CDS encoding TRAP transporter substrate-binding protein produces MSDTENKTTSGEPVAGSRRQFLKAAGIGGAALAAGSTLAAPAVHAKTAPIRWRLQTYSGAPLGAHVIKPQIEAFNAAANGEMEIELYYADQLVPTAELFRALQNGTIDAVQSDDATMASPVDIAVFGGYFPFSSRFSLDLPVLFQRYGLNEIWKEAYDEVDGVEWLSAGAWDPLQIFTKEPIRSLADMRGKRVFGVPTAGKFLSRYGLIPVTVPWDDVEVAIQTGQLDGVAWCGFTEAYEVGWADVCNYALTNNVCGAWCGSYFANSKSWEKVPPHLKQLFLTTIDQSHYYRQVWYWGGEAQLRVTGQKMELTSIPQAEWAQVEKDAEQFWDEIADTSPRAAKVVKILKDYAAVMEKAGFPYR; encoded by the coding sequence ATGAGTGACACCGAGAACAAGACCACCTCGGGCGAACCGGTCGCGGGCAGCCGCCGCCAGTTTCTGAAGGCCGCCGGCATCGGCGGCGCGGCGCTCGCCGCCGGCTCGACCCTGGCGGCACCGGCGGTGCATGCCAAGACGGCGCCGATCCGCTGGCGCCTGCAGACCTATTCCGGCGCGCCGCTTGGCGCCCATGTGATCAAGCCACAGATCGAGGCGTTCAACGCCGCCGCCAATGGCGAGATGGAGATCGAGCTGTACTATGCCGACCAGCTTGTGCCGACGGCCGAGCTGTTCCGCGCGCTTCAGAACGGCACCATCGATGCCGTGCAGTCCGACGATGCCACCATGGCATCGCCGGTCGACATCGCGGTGTTCGGCGGCTATTTCCCGTTCTCGTCGCGCTTCAGCCTGGATCTGCCGGTGCTGTTCCAGCGCTATGGCCTGAACGAGATCTGGAAAGAGGCCTATGACGAGGTCGACGGCGTGGAATGGCTGTCGGCCGGCGCCTGGGATCCGTTGCAGATCTTCACCAAGGAGCCGATCCGCTCGCTGGCCGATATGCGCGGCAAGCGGGTGTTCGGCGTGCCCACCGCCGGTAAATTCCTGTCGCGCTATGGCCTGATCCCGGTGACCGTGCCCTGGGATGATGTCGAGGTCGCGATCCAGACCGGGCAGTTGGATGGCGTCGCCTGGTGCGGCTTCACCGAGGCCTATGAGGTCGGCTGGGCGGATGTCTGCAATTACGCGCTGACCAACAATGTCTGCGGCGCGTGGTGCGGGTCGTATTTCGCCAATTCCAAAAGCTGGGAAAAGGTGCCGCCGCATCTGAAGCAGTTGTTCCTGACCACCATCGACCAGTCGCATTACTATCGGCAGGTCTGGTACTGGGGCGGTGAGGCGCAATTGCGCGTCACCGGCCAGAAGATGGAACTGACCAGCATTCCGCAGGCGGAATGGGCGCAGGTGGAAAAGGACGCCGAGCAGTTCTGGGACGAGATCGCCGATACCAGCCCCCGCGCGGCCAAGGTGGTCAAGATCCTGAAGGATTACGCCGCGGTGATGGAGAAGGCCGGCTTCCCCTATCGCTGA
- a CDS encoding DeoR/GlpR family DNA-binding transcription regulator, whose amino-acid sequence MTRDADQMIRAEDDAGGTGDDDRLSPRQADILAIVRDQGFATIDALARQFDVSAQTIRREIIRLDAQKRLQRFHGGAGVIEPAVRPVYAEKQATQTGAKDSIGRCAAGLIPDGAAMFLDVGTTVEAVARALAGRGGFTIVTNSLPAAMLLAAGSGRGGGASEIYVTGGSIHGPDGSLIGDTTISGLDRFRCDVAVIGFSGVDDDGALMDFDLHKVAAKQAMIRAARMVIAVGVASKFTRAAPVRIAALAQIDRIVTDAMPPRHITDAAAHAGTRVVVA is encoded by the coding sequence ATGACCAGGGATGCCGACCAGATGATCAGGGCTGAAGACGACGCCGGCGGCACCGGCGACGATGACCGGCTGAGCCCGCGTCAGGCCGATATCCTGGCCATCGTCCGCGATCAGGGTTTTGCCACCATCGATGCCCTGGCGCGCCAGTTCGACGTCTCGGCTCAGACCATCCGGCGCGAGATCATCCGGCTGGACGCGCAGAAGCGGCTTCAGCGCTTTCATGGCGGTGCCGGCGTCATCGAACCGGCCGTGCGGCCGGTCTATGCGGAAAAACAGGCCACCCAGACCGGCGCCAAGGACAGCATCGGGCGCTGCGCCGCGGGGCTGATCCCCGATGGCGCCGCCATGTTCCTGGATGTCGGCACGACGGTCGAGGCCGTGGCGCGGGCGCTGGCCGGGCGCGGCGGCTTCACCATCGTCACCAACAGCCTGCCCGCCGCCATGCTGCTGGCCGCCGGATCGGGCCGTGGCGGCGGTGCCTCGGAGATCTATGTCACCGGCGGCAGTATCCACGGCCCCGATGGCTCGCTGATCGGTGACACCACCATATCGGGGCTCGACCGGTTCCGCTGCGACGTGGCGGTGATCGGCTTTTCAGGGGTCGATGACGATGGCGCGCTGATGGATTTCGATCTGCACAAGGTCGCGGCCAAGCAGGCGATGATCCGGGCGGCGCGCATGGTGATCGCCGTGGGCGTGGCATCCAAATTCACCCGCGCCGCCCCGGTGCGGATCGCCGCACTGGCCCAGATCGATCGCATCGTCACCGATGCCATGCCGCCACGCCACATCACCGACGCCGCGGCCCATGCGGGCACCCGCGTCGTGGTTGCCTGA
- a CDS encoding Rieske 2Fe-2S domain-containing protein: protein MDRFPYEPYAFGWYQIDYADQLKPNDVRPFRAFGREFVLWRDAEGTAHLFDAYCPHLGAHLGHGGRVQGTELQCPFHGWRFDQAGRCSGIPYSPDARLGGSRAVTAWPVVEQNGLLLGWWHPEGQAPGFETPVLPEYGHRGWSRYRRHHWRANTVWQEIQENIVDSTHFHYLHGVDSLAVVDRCQPRGPVLDVNILHRFRTPVGLQDGYIQTTLYGPFFATVRFRIGDVAEILFVDAVTPIDDGIVDVRFSLLARLEGVRIPDMSLALVDEAIKQVSDDVPIWNHKMHWATPSLAHGDGPVMKFRAWAKQFRNYKDAGNTTLNEQFATV from the coding sequence ATGGACCGATTTCCATATGAACCCTATGCGTTCGGCTGGTATCAGATCGATTATGCCGATCAGCTGAAACCCAATGATGTCAGACCGTTCCGGGCCTTCGGCCGCGAATTCGTGCTGTGGCGCGACGCCGAGGGCACGGCCCATCTGTTCGACGCCTATTGTCCGCATCTGGGGGCGCATCTGGGCCATGGCGGCCGGGTGCAGGGCACGGAGCTGCAATGCCCGTTCCATGGCTGGCGTTTCGATCAGGCGGGGCGGTGCAGCGGCATTCCCTACAGCCCCGACGCCCGGCTTGGCGGATCGCGCGCCGTAACCGCATGGCCGGTGGTGGAACAGAACGGTCTGCTGCTGGGCTGGTGGCATCCGGAGGGACAGGCGCCGGGCTTCGAGACGCCGGTGCTGCCGGAATATGGCCATCGTGGCTGGTCGCGCTATCGCCGGCATCACTGGCGGGCCAACACGGTCTGGCAGGAGATTCAGGAGAATATTGTCGACAGCACCCATTTTCACTATCTGCATGGGGTCGACAGCCTGGCGGTGGTGGATCGCTGCCAGCCGAGGGGGCCGGTGCTGGACGTGAACATCCTGCACCGGTTCCGCACGCCCGTCGGGCTGCAGGACGGTTATATCCAGACCACGCTGTATGGTCCGTTCTTCGCAACCGTCCGCTTCAGGATCGGTGATGTCGCAGAAATCCTGTTCGTCGATGCGGTGACGCCGATCGATGACGGGATCGTCGATGTCCGCTTCAGCCTGCTTGCCCGCCTTGAGGGCGTGCGGATTCCGGATATGAGTCTCGCTCTGGTTGATGAAGCCATCAAACAGGTGAGCGATGATGTGCCGATCTGGAACCATAAGATGCATTGGGCGACACCAAGTCTTGCGCACGGTGATGGACCCGTGATGAAATTCAGAGCCTGGGCAAAACAGTTCCGCAACTATAAAGACGCTGGGAATACAACTTTAAATGAGCAATTTGCCACAGTCTGA
- a CDS encoding SLOG cluster 4 domain-containing protein yields MEPQLFVADGRLWRNDGVTARSFDPWALAWQDQTALPADVAPVAAEDAVAMLAAGGGMRRLPVAVIGPREPVGDQEAIARALGAAIAGLGLVLLTGAKGGVMAAASRGAAESGGLVLGLVPDEDWRMANPYVTVPLATGIGPVRNALIARACPVLVAVGGGYGTLSEIAYGLHFDKLVLTLADAPVVDGAIICADVTDARARIARRMLALDAAL; encoded by the coding sequence ATGGAACCGCAGCTCTTCGTGGCAGACGGCAGGCTCTGGCGCAATGATGGTGTGACGGCGCGATCCTTCGACCCCTGGGCGCTGGCCTGGCAGGACCAGACGGCGCTGCCGGCCGATGTGGCGCCGGTGGCGGCCGAAGACGCCGTGGCCATGCTGGCGGCCGGCGGCGGCATGCGCCGTCTGCCGGTGGCGGTGATCGGCCCGCGGGAGCCGGTGGGCGACCAGGAAGCCATCGCCCGCGCGCTGGGCGCCGCCATCGCCGGGCTGGGGCTGGTGTTGCTGACGGGGGCCAAGGGCGGGGTGATGGCGGCGGCCAGCCGCGGTGCCGCCGAATCCGGCGGGCTGGTTCTGGGGCTGGTGCCCGACGAGGATTGGCGGATGGCCAACCCTTATGTGACCGTGCCGCTGGCAACCGGCATCGGCCCGGTGCGCAACGCCCTGATCGCCCGGGCGTGCCCTGTGCTGGTGGCGGTGGGCGGCGGTTATGGCACGCTGTCTGAGATCGCCTATGGCCTGCATTTCGACAAGCTGGTGCTGACGCTGGCCGATGCGCCGGTGGTCGACGGCGCGATCATCTGCGCCGACGTGACCGATGCCCGCGCCCGCATCGCGCGCCGGATGCTGGCGCTGGATGCCGCCCTCTGA
- a CDS encoding ABC transporter ATP-binding protein produces MSVHFENIAFRYPAGGAGVEDIDLTIGDGELLAVIGPSGSGKTTLLRLLAGFLIPDRGRILIDGRDVARVPVKERALGVVFQAYALFPHMTAADNVAYPLKLRGMGRGPRAAKAIEALAKVGLDGFGARLPASLSGGQQQRVALARALVFDPRALLLDEPLSALDAGLRAGMRDEILRVQRAAGIATLFVTHDQEEALSMADRVAVLKDGRLLQVDTPRALYECPASHAVAGFVGHANLWPGEVIGPDLVATPIGRLITATAGHATGAAVTVLVRPEDVVAAPAPDAPNLIAGRIVADRFLGNLRRLDLSVAGGLVMVETRRRDAVEAIAIPPEAIRLLPGGR; encoded by the coding sequence ATGAGCGTGCATTTCGAGAACATCGCTTTCCGCTATCCGGCCGGCGGCGCCGGTGTCGAGGATATCGACCTCACGATCGGCGACGGTGAGTTGCTGGCGGTGATCGGGCCGTCCGGGTCCGGCAAGACCACGCTGCTGCGCCTGTTGGCCGGCTTTCTGATCCCCGATCGCGGCCGCATCCTGATCGACGGCCGCGACGTGGCGCGGGTGCCGGTGAAGGAACGGGCTTTGGGCGTGGTGTTCCAGGCCTATGCCCTGTTCCCGCATATGACCGCCGCCGACAATGTCGCCTATCCGCTGAAGCTGCGCGGTATGGGACGGGGGCCGCGCGCGGCGAAAGCGATCGAGGCGCTGGCCAAGGTGGGGCTGGACGGCTTCGGCGCGCGGCTGCCGGCCTCGCTGTCGGGCGGGCAGCAGCAACGGGTGGCGCTGGCGCGGGCACTGGTGTTCGATCCGCGCGCGCTGTTGCTGGACGAACCGCTGTCGGCCCTGGATGCGGGCCTGCGCGCCGGCATGCGCGACGAAATCCTGCGGGTCCAGCGCGCGGCCGGGATCGCCACCCTGTTCGTGACCCATGATCAGGAAGAGGCGCTGTCGATGGCCGATCGCGTCGCGGTGCTGAAGGATGGCCGGCTGTTGCAGGTCGACACGCCCCGCGCGCTCTATGAATGCCCGGCCAGCCACGCGGTCGCGGGTTTTGTGGGCCACGCCAATCTGTGGCCGGGCGAGGTGATCGGCCCTGATCTGGTGGCAACACCGATCGGCCGGCTGATCACCGCCACCGCCGGCCATGCGACCGGCGCCGCCGTGACCGTGCTGGTCCGGCCCGAGGACGTGGTGGCGGCGCCGGCGCCCGATGCGCCGAACCTGATTGCCGGCCGGATCGTGGCCGATCGTTTCCTCGGCAATCTCCGCCGCCTCGACCTGTCGGTCGCAGGCGGGCTGGTGATGGTCGAAACCCGCCGTCGCGATGCCGTCGAAGCAATCGCGATTCCGCCAGAGGCGATCCGGCTGCTGCCGGGCGGCCGCTGA
- a CDS encoding ABC transporter permease: MALVTALHLVYLAAPIVLLVMGSFGQSWTNTLLPTGFTTHWYEELAADASFRRAFVTSLKVLAATAVIDALIAVPAAYAIHNAAARGVRVAARIASLMPVAVPELVLGFGFILVFSSSTLPWLGSFELLVAAHVVLTLPYLLNTLLADMQALGLAQLEAAAATLGAGFRQRFADIVLPSLRHSLTSGLVMVAALSIGEFQLSNLIAGFLDRTYPIVLLQAFYGATGFACAATVVLLVLAMVAAGGSALAAAGGGRRKRAAVAGPAEGN, encoded by the coding sequence ATGGCACTCGTCACCGCACTCCATCTGGTCTATCTGGCGGCGCCGATCGTGCTGCTGGTGATGGGCTCGTTCGGGCAGAGCTGGACCAACACCCTGCTGCCCACCGGCTTCACCACCCATTGGTATGAAGAGCTGGCCGCCGATGCCAGCTTCCGCCGCGCCTTCGTCACCAGCCTGAAGGTGCTGGCGGCGACCGCGGTGATCGATGCGCTGATCGCGGTACCGGCCGCCTATGCGATCCACAATGCCGCCGCGCGCGGGGTGCGGGTGGCGGCGCGGATCGCCTCGCTGATGCCGGTCGCGGTACCGGAACTGGTGCTGGGTTTCGGGTTCATTCTGGTGTTCTCGTCATCGACCCTGCCATGGCTGGGCTCGTTCGAACTGTTGGTCGCCGCCCATGTGGTGCTGACCCTGCCCTATCTGCTGAACACGCTGCTGGCCGACATGCAGGCGCTGGGCCTCGCGCAGCTTGAGGCGGCGGCGGCCACGCTTGGTGCCGGTTTCCGGCAGCGCTTCGCCGATATCGTGCTGCCATCGCTGCGCCACAGCCTGACATCGGGGTTGGTGATGGTGGCGGCGCTGTCGATCGGCGAGTTCCAGTTGTCGAACCTGATCGCCGGATTCCTGGACCGTACCTATCCGATCGTGCTGTTGCAGGCGTTTTATGGCGCCACCGGCTTTGCCTGTGCTGCCACCGTGGTGCTGCTGGTGCTGGCCATGGTGGCGGCCGGCGGATCGGCGCTGGCGGCGGCCGGTGGTGGCAGGCGCAAGCGGGCGGCGGTGGCTGGCCCGGCTGAGGGGAATTGA
- a CDS encoding extracellular solute-binding protein, giving the protein MAAGTMTATAALAFDGPELYQGEQALYDAAKEEGLVVSFDTGPTWANWAAQFKAFKARYPGVEIVYNDLGSAATVVALDKSRNRPQADTAYYFAGSALDAVEKGVVADFQPVNFDKLPEPFRHPAGQWFTIHTLNVAFLVNTKLVKDVPQSWEDLLGDAYRNSIVYLDPRTAGQGQVVTIAAAFGNGGDMDNVQPGIDYLGRLHKAGNVLRTLGTTPYAQFVKGEIPIWIGYENDGLKAKYVDGMGDDVAVVIPREASAAAPYAISLVKDGPNPDAGKLWLNYIMTDQGQTTFAEGFVRPSVPGVALPEAVLAKLPDAPQIRPVDVAKARDAKPVIDAGWAKAVLGQ; this is encoded by the coding sequence ATGGCCGCCGGCACTATGACCGCCACCGCCGCCCTGGCCTTCGACGGCCCCGAACTCTATCAGGGCGAACAGGCGCTGTATGACGCGGCGAAGGAAGAGGGCCTGGTGGTGTCGTTCGACACCGGGCCGACATGGGCCAACTGGGCCGCACAGTTCAAGGCGTTCAAGGCGCGCTATCCGGGCGTCGAGATCGTCTATAACGATCTTGGCTCCGCCGCCACGGTGGTGGCGCTCGACAAGTCGCGCAACCGTCCGCAGGCCGATACCGCCTATTACTTCGCCGGCTCGGCGCTGGACGCGGTGGAAAAGGGCGTGGTCGCGGATTTCCAGCCGGTGAATTTCGACAAGCTGCCGGAACCCTTCCGTCATCCGGCCGGCCAGTGGTTCACCATTCACACCCTGAACGTGGCGTTCCTGGTCAATACCAAGCTGGTCAAGGACGTGCCGCAGAGCTGGGAAGATCTGCTGGGCGATGCCTATCGCAACAGCATCGTCTATCTGGATCCGCGCACCGCCGGCCAGGGCCAGGTGGTGACCATCGCCGCCGCCTTCGGCAATGGCGGTGACATGGACAATGTCCAGCCGGGCATCGATTATCTGGGCCGTCTGCACAAGGCCGGCAACGTGCTGCGCACCCTGGGCACCACGCCCTATGCCCAGTTCGTGAAGGGCGAGATCCCGATCTGGATCGGTTATGAGAATGACGGTCTGAAGGCGAAATATGTCGACGGCATGGGCGACGATGTCGCGGTGGTGATCCCGCGCGAAGCCTCGGCCGCGGCACCCTATGCGATCAGCCTGGTCAAGGACGGCCCCAATCCGGATGCCGGCAAGCTGTGGCTGAACTACATCATGACCGATCAGGGCCAGACCACCTTCGCCGAGGGTTTCGTGCGCCCGTCGGTGCCGGGTGTGGCACTGCCCGAGGCGGTGCTGGCCAAGCTGCCAGACGCGCCGCAGATCCGCCCGGTCGATGTCGCCAAGGCCCGCGACGCCAAGCCGGTGATCGATGCCGGCTGGGCCAAGGCCGTGCTCGGTCAGTAA